A region of Mycolicibacterium brumae DNA encodes the following proteins:
- a CDS encoding MlaE family ABC transporter permease, producing the protein MTVQDNAKPRNEGVKAIEDWSTGWVKRHPTASIDTVGDQFVLGVRTIQYFFVDLFTGKFQWAEFVRQGAFMAGTSVLPTILVALPIGVTLSIQFALLAGQVGATSLAGAASGLVVIRQAASLVAAILMAAAVGSAITADLGSRTMREEIDAMEVMGVSVLRRLVVPRFAASILVALALTGIVCFTGFIASYLFNVFFQSGAPGSFVQTFAAFTKTDDMVVAMFKAIIYGAIVAIVCCQKGLATKGGPTGVANSVNAAVVESILVLMVVNVAISQLYIMIFPRTGL; encoded by the coding sequence ATGACCGTCCAGGACAACGCGAAGCCCCGCAATGAGGGCGTCAAGGCCATCGAGGACTGGTCCACCGGCTGGGTCAAACGTCACCCCACGGCGTCCATCGACACCGTCGGCGACCAGTTCGTGCTCGGCGTCCGCACCATTCAGTACTTCTTCGTCGACCTGTTCACCGGCAAGTTCCAGTGGGCCGAGTTCGTCCGCCAGGGCGCGTTCATGGCCGGCACCTCGGTGCTGCCGACGATTCTGGTGGCGCTGCCGATCGGTGTGACGCTGTCCATCCAGTTCGCCCTGCTCGCCGGCCAGGTCGGCGCGACTTCACTGGCCGGCGCGGCATCCGGCCTGGTGGTCATCCGCCAAGCCGCCTCGCTGGTCGCCGCGATCCTGATGGCCGCCGCGGTCGGCTCCGCGATCACCGCCGATCTCGGCTCGCGCACCATGCGCGAGGAGATCGACGCCATGGAGGTCATGGGCGTTTCGGTGCTGCGCCGCCTGGTGGTGCCCCGCTTCGCCGCCTCGATCCTGGTCGCGTTGGCGCTGACCGGCATCGTCTGCTTCACCGGCTTCATCGCCAGCTACCTGTTCAACGTGTTCTTCCAGAGCGGCGCGCCGGGCAGCTTCGTGCAGACCTTCGCGGCCTTCACCAAGACCGACGACATGGTGGTCGCCATGTTCAAGGCGATCATCTACGGCGCGATCGTGGCGATCGTCTGCTGCCAGAAGGGGCTGGCCACCAAGGGCGGCCCCACCGGTGTGGCGAACTCGGTGAACGCCGCGGTGGTCGAGTCGATCCTGGTGCTGATGGTCGTCAACGTGGCGATATCCCAGCTGTACATTATGATCTTCCCGAGAACGGGGCTGTGA